The following proteins are co-located in the Dyadobacter chenwenxiniae genome:
- a CDS encoding sigma 54-interacting transcriptional regulator, producing MSYSLLSGSELLEIQTLGGLKKAGYQSRSIKQELRDNLIVKIKNKENIFPGIWGYEETVIPDVERAILSMHNINFLGLRGQAKTRIARMMTSLLDEYIPYVKDSELHDDPLEPLSRFAKDVVEEYGDATEIAWLHRDERYTEKLATPDVSVADLIGDVDPIKAATLKLPYSDERVIHFGLIPRSHRGIFVINELPDLQARIQVALFNILQEGDIQIRGFKLRLPLDIQFVFTANPEDYTNRGSIVTPLKDRIESQIVTHYPKTIETGKKITEQEAIVKTEQVGMIKVNELAKTLIEQIAFEARESEYVDSKSGVSARLTISAYESLLSTAERRALINGEASTYVRISDLYGVVSAICGKVELVYEGEVEGPVIVAQNLIGKAIRTQFLNFFPDPEKSKKSKINPYAKVIEWFGSGNEMEMPGDMTDREYMARLKTIDGLDDFVDMLSAYSSAEEKLFMMEFALHGMAEFSLIGKMSLDQGMKFQDLVSSMFSGPGEDDYDFDEDDDDRKPF from the coding sequence ATGAGTTATTCACTTCTTAGTGGTTCAGAGCTATTGGAAATCCAAACGCTTGGTGGACTGAAAAAAGCAGGTTACCAATCCCGTTCCATTAAACAGGAACTACGTGATAACCTGATCGTTAAGATTAAAAACAAAGAAAATATCTTCCCCGGCATCTGGGGATATGAGGAAACCGTTATTCCAGATGTGGAGCGCGCGATCCTTTCCATGCACAACATCAACTTCCTGGGTTTGCGCGGACAGGCCAAAACACGGATAGCACGAATGATGACCAGTCTGCTGGACGAATACATTCCTTATGTGAAGGATTCGGAATTGCATGACGATCCATTGGAACCGTTGTCCCGTTTTGCAAAAGACGTTGTGGAAGAATATGGCGACGCCACAGAAATAGCCTGGTTGCATCGCGATGAGCGCTATACCGAGAAATTAGCAACGCCTGATGTTTCCGTGGCTGACCTTATTGGTGACGTAGATCCGATCAAGGCCGCAACATTGAAACTGCCTTACTCGGATGAACGGGTGATCCATTTTGGTCTTATCCCCCGCTCGCATCGCGGTATTTTCGTCATCAACGAGCTGCCCGACTTGCAGGCCAGGATCCAGGTTGCGCTTTTCAATATTTTGCAGGAGGGCGACATTCAGATCCGTGGGTTCAAATTGCGATTACCGCTTGACATTCAGTTTGTTTTCACGGCTAACCCGGAAGATTATACCAACCGCGGAAGCATTGTAACACCACTGAAAGACCGCATTGAAAGCCAGATCGTGACGCATTATCCGAAAACAATTGAAACGGGTAAGAAAATCACAGAGCAGGAAGCGATAGTTAAAACCGAGCAGGTTGGAATGATTAAAGTCAATGAGCTTGCCAAAACATTGATCGAGCAGATTGCATTTGAAGCTAGGGAAAGCGAATATGTAGACAGCAAAAGCGGCGTTTCTGCTCGTTTGACAATTTCAGCATATGAAAGTCTTTTGAGCACTGCCGAGAGACGTGCGCTGATCAATGGTGAAGCTAGCACCTACGTTCGGATTTCTGACCTTTACGGTGTTGTTTCAGCGATTTGCGGTAAGGTAGAGCTGGTTTATGAAGGTGAAGTAGAAGGGCCTGTTATCGTAGCGCAAAATCTTATTGGTAAGGCAATTCGCACCCAGTTCCTTAACTTCTTTCCTGATCCCGAAAAGAGCAAAAAGAGCAAGATCAATCCATATGCAAAAGTGATTGAATGGTTCGGTTCAGGCAATGAGATGGAGATGCCGGGCGATATGACCGATCGCGAATACATGGCGCGCCTGAAAACCATTGACGGACTCGATGATTTTGTAGATATGCTGAGTGCTTATTCGAGTGCTGAGGAAAAGCTTTTTATGATGGAATTCGCATTGCATGGCATGGCGGAGTTTTCGCTTATCGGTAAAATGTCTTTGGATCAGGGAATGAAATTCCAGGATCTGGTCAGCAGCATGTTTTCCGGCCCAGGTGAAGACGATTATGATTTTGACGAGGATGATGACGATCGAAAACCATTTTGA
- the rny gene encoding ribonuclease Y has protein sequence MSNSLVFIFLLSDIIAIGVGIFAGKYIFQKSFDQKEKEAQERAAEILRNAESAAENIKKDRILEAKEKYLRLKSEFEEDANKKRVILQTNEQKLKQREQSLNQTIESNKRRENELETLKTNLNQQLETATKRREEAEKSLHQQVAQLEKIANLTADQAREQLIDALKAEADTRAGSYVKSAMEEARLTATKEAKKIVIETIQRTAAEHAIENCVSVFNIENDDIKGKIIGREGRNIRALEAATGVEIIVDDTPEAIVISGFDPVRREIARLSLHRLVQDGRIHPARIEEVVAKTRKNIDDEIVEIGERTVIDMGIHGLHPELVKMIGRMRFRSSYGQNLLQHSREVAKLCATMASELGLNTKLAKRAGLLHDIGKVWPEESDLPHAILGMELAKKYKENPEVCNAIGAHHDEIEMTSILSPIIQVCDAISGSRPGARREMMESYIQRLRDLENMALSFEGVEKCYAIQAGRELRVIIDADNVSDEKAGMLSFDISQKIEKEMQYPGQIKITVIREMRSVAYAR, from the coding sequence ATGTCAAATTCATTAGTTTTCATCTTTCTCCTGTCCGATATAATCGCCATTGGTGTGGGGATTTTCGCAGGCAAGTACATCTTTCAGAAGTCATTCGACCAGAAAGAAAAAGAGGCGCAGGAACGAGCTGCCGAAATTCTCCGTAATGCTGAAAGCGCTGCTGAAAACATAAAGAAAGACCGTATTCTTGAAGCGAAAGAAAAGTATCTCAGACTAAAAAGCGAATTTGAAGAGGATGCCAATAAGAAACGCGTGATTCTTCAAACCAACGAACAGAAATTAAAACAGCGCGAGCAAAGCTTAAACCAGACCATTGAGTCAAATAAGCGCCGTGAAAATGAGCTGGAAACGCTTAAAACCAATTTAAACCAGCAGCTCGAAACGGCCACAAAACGCCGGGAGGAGGCAGAAAAATCATTGCATCAGCAAGTTGCGCAACTCGAAAAAATCGCTAATCTTACGGCCGATCAGGCACGGGAGCAATTAATCGACGCATTAAAAGCAGAAGCGGATACAAGGGCCGGATCGTATGTAAAAAGTGCGATGGAAGAAGCCCGCCTTACGGCCACCAAAGAAGCCAAAAAGATCGTTATCGAAACCATTCAGCGCACCGCAGCTGAACACGCGATCGAAAACTGCGTGTCTGTTTTCAACATTGAAAATGACGATATCAAAGGAAAAATCATTGGCCGCGAAGGGCGGAACATTCGTGCTTTGGAGGCTGCGACGGGCGTTGAGATCATTGTGGATGACACCCCGGAAGCAATCGTTATCTCCGGTTTTGATCCGGTAAGAAGGGAAATTGCAAGACTTTCGTTGCACCGGCTGGTTCAGGACGGAAGGATTCACCCTGCCCGAATTGAGGAAGTCGTTGCCAAAACACGCAAGAACATTGACGATGAGATAGTTGAGATCGGGGAAAGAACCGTAATCGACATGGGTATACACGGGCTTCACCCCGAGCTTGTAAAGATGATCGGCCGCATGCGTTTCCGATCTTCTTATGGACAAAACCTGCTGCAACATTCACGTGAAGTAGCTAAGCTTTGCGCTACGATGGCCTCAGAACTTGGCTTAAACACGAAACTGGCGAAAAGAGCCGGTCTTTTGCACGATATCGGGAAAGTCTGGCCGGAAGAATCCGATCTTCCGCACGCGATATTGGGTATGGAGCTTGCCAAGAAATACAAGGAAAATCCTGAGGTGTGCAACGCAATCGGCGCCCACCACGATGAGATCGAAATGACAAGCATTCTATCCCCGATCATTCAGGTGTGTGATGCGATTTCAGGATCTCGTCCGGGAGCTCGCAGGGAAATGATGGAGTCTTATATTCAAAGGCTTCGTGATCTTGAAAACATGGCCCTATCATTTGAAGGTGTTGAAAAATGTTACGCGATCCAGGCCGGTCGCGAGTTGCGCGTGATCATTGACGCAGATAATGTTTCGGATGAAAAGGCAGGGATGCTTTCTTTTGATATTTCTCAAAAAATAGAAAAAGAAATGCAGTATCCCGGACAGATAAAAATTACAGTAATCCGTGAAATGCGTTCAGTAGCGTATGCGCGTTAA
- the zapA gene encoding cell division protein ZapA — translation MKKNSIPNPDVSVFIKLLDRGFKLSVPADQEKFYRDGYEVFMQRVQQHKLKGKVYGDIEAIALTSIECLVALQRNQEQMDNLVMAFKNRVEKLDETITSAIES, via the coding sequence ATGAAAAAAAATAGCATACCCAATCCGGACGTTTCTGTCTTTATAAAACTGCTGGACAGGGGTTTCAAACTGAGCGTTCCGGCGGATCAGGAGAAATTCTACAGGGATGGGTATGAGGTGTTCATGCAACGCGTGCAGCAGCATAAATTAAAAGGAAAAGTATACGGTGACATTGAAGCAATTGCACTTACTTCTATTGAATGCCTTGTAGCATTACAACGGAACCAGGAGCAAATGGATAACTTGGTGATGGCTTTTAAAAACAGGGTAGAAAAGCTTGATGAAACCATTACCAGCGCAATAGAAAGCTAA
- the pheT gene encoding phenylalanine--tRNA ligase subunit beta, translating to MKISYKWLKELIEITESPEEIGKILTATGLEVESIEEIESIKGGLQGVVIGEVLTREKHPEADRLSLTTVDVGGENPLSIVCGATNVAAGQKVVVATVGATLYPTGSDQPLVLKKSKIRGALSEGMICAEDELGVGSSHDGILVLDTDLPNGTPASEYFGISSDYLIEIGLTPNRADAASHYGVARDLKAYFNREINLPSVEAFAVNSESLPFEAEVRNAEAAPRYTGLTISGLKVAESPEWLKQRLATIGIRSINNIVDITNYVCHELGQPMHAFDANKVIGNKVIVTTVPAGTTFVTLDGVERKLSDSDLMICNAGTNGNPEPMCIAGVFGGLTSGVTNETTSIFLESAYFSPIWVRKTAQRFALKTDSSFRFERGTDPNMPLYALKRAALLIQEIAGGTVSSNITDIYPEPAADFQVKMTYRNIDRLIGKSLEKDLIKNILAGLDIQVAEENETGFTAIVPPYRVDVQREADVIEEILRIYGFGQVELSDALSSDYLSDFPVNDPEKLKLRVAELLVANGFNEMINNSLTKPDYHASLAENIQGNPVKILNYLSEDLSVMRQTLIFSGLEVIAYNSNRRQKDLKLFEFGKTYNEIGEKYVEKERLAVFLTGNIGQESWFEKSREVVFHDLAGFVMQVLSSVKIKDVERTEADAAIFKFGTTLTLNRKPVVTFGQLNAVIAKKLDIKAPVFYADFDWDYMLKQYDAFVQYKEVAKFPEVRRDLSVVVNKKITFEELRQIAYKTERQLLRAVNVFDVYEGANLEGKKSYSVSFILQDDQQTLTDKVIDKTMQRLISAYEREFEAVIRK from the coding sequence ATGAAGATCTCCTATAAGTGGCTTAAAGAATTAATAGAAATAACAGAATCTCCGGAAGAAATCGGCAAAATACTGACTGCAACGGGATTGGAAGTTGAAAGCATTGAAGAGATTGAATCCATAAAAGGAGGTCTGCAAGGCGTGGTAATCGGCGAGGTGCTTACCCGCGAAAAACATCCGGAAGCAGATCGTTTAAGCCTGACAACAGTTGATGTGGGTGGTGAGAATCCGCTGTCCATTGTTTGTGGCGCTACCAATGTGGCTGCGGGTCAAAAAGTGGTTGTAGCCACCGTGGGAGCAACATTATATCCGACAGGAAGCGATCAGCCATTGGTTTTGAAAAAATCAAAAATCAGGGGCGCACTTTCGGAAGGAATGATCTGCGCAGAAGATGAACTGGGCGTTGGTTCGTCCCACGATGGGATTTTAGTGCTGGATACTGATCTTCCCAATGGCACACCAGCCAGCGAATACTTCGGCATTTCCTCTGATTACTTAATAGAAATCGGCCTCACGCCCAACCGCGCCGACGCGGCATCGCATTATGGCGTGGCGCGTGATCTGAAAGCCTATTTTAACCGTGAGATCAATCTTCCGTCTGTGGAAGCTTTTGCTGTAAATAGTGAAAGCTTGCCATTTGAAGCCGAAGTAAGAAACGCAGAGGCTGCACCCAGATATACCGGCCTGACCATTTCCGGGTTGAAAGTTGCTGAGTCACCCGAGTGGCTTAAACAACGATTGGCAACGATCGGAATCCGCTCGATTAACAACATTGTGGACATTACCAATTATGTATGCCACGAGCTGGGCCAGCCCATGCATGCTTTCGATGCAAATAAGGTCATAGGCAACAAAGTAATTGTGACCACTGTGCCTGCCGGGACAACATTTGTGACGCTGGATGGCGTGGAAAGAAAACTTTCGGATTCTGATCTGATGATCTGCAATGCGGGAACGAATGGAAATCCGGAGCCTATGTGCATTGCCGGGGTCTTTGGTGGACTCACTTCCGGTGTTACCAATGAAACCACTTCTATTTTCCTTGAATCAGCTTATTTCTCGCCGATCTGGGTTCGTAAAACGGCTCAGCGCTTTGCATTAAAAACGGATTCTTCTTTCCGGTTTGAACGCGGCACAGATCCGAATATGCCATTGTATGCGCTGAAAAGGGCAGCCTTGCTTATTCAGGAGATCGCGGGCGGGACTGTTTCTTCCAATATTACCGACATTTATCCCGAACCGGCTGCTGATTTTCAGGTAAAAATGACTTACCGCAACATTGACCGTCTTATCGGCAAGTCGTTGGAAAAGGATTTGATCAAAAACATTTTGGCTGGCCTTGACATTCAGGTTGCGGAGGAAAATGAAACCGGCTTTACAGCCATTGTGCCACCTTACCGTGTGGATGTGCAGCGGGAAGCGGATGTGATCGAAGAAATCCTGCGCATTTACGGTTTCGGGCAAGTTGAACTTTCTGATGCGCTTAGCTCGGATTATTTGTCTGATTTCCCGGTTAATGATCCGGAAAAACTGAAACTGCGCGTTGCTGAATTGCTTGTTGCAAACGGTTTCAACGAAATGATCAACAATTCGCTGACAAAGCCTGATTATCATGCTTCATTAGCCGAAAACATTCAGGGTAACCCGGTAAAAATCCTGAATTATCTGAGCGAAGATCTGTCCGTAATGCGCCAAACGCTGATTTTCTCGGGTCTGGAAGTGATTGCTTACAACAGCAACCGCCGTCAGAAGGATTTGAAGCTTTTTGAATTTGGCAAAACCTATAACGAGATCGGCGAAAAATATGTCGAAAAAGAAAGGCTGGCTGTTTTCCTGACGGGCAACATTGGACAGGAAAGCTGGTTTGAGAAGTCGCGTGAAGTGGTTTTTCATGATCTGGCTGGTTTTGTCATGCAGGTTTTGTCTTCGGTTAAGATCAAAGACGTCGAAAGAACCGAGGCCGATGCGGCGATTTTTAAATTTGGAACAACCCTTACATTAAACCGCAAGCCGGTTGTAACATTTGGTCAGCTCAATGCGGTCATTGCTAAAAAGCTCGACATTAAAGCGCCTGTTTTTTACGCGGATTTTGATTGGGATTATATGCTCAAACAATACGACGCATTTGTCCAGTATAAAGAAGTAGCCAAGTTTCCCGAAGTGCGCAGGGATCTTTCGGTTGTGGTTAACAAAAAAATCACCTTCGAAGAGCTGCGCCAGATCGCCTATAAGACCGAAAGGCAGCTTCTGCGCGCTGTGAATGTGTTTGACGTGTATGAAGGCGCGAACCTGGAAGGGAAAAAATCCTATTCGGTGAGCTTCATTTTGCAGGACGATCAGCAAACATTGACGGATAAAGTGATTGACAAAACCATGCAGCGCTTGATCTCAGCTTATGAACGCGAGTTTGAGGCCGTGATCAGGAAATGA
- a CDS encoding DUF1684 domain-containing protein, with amino-acid sequence MFKNKVIRYSTIAMVIAILAYFIIENFSGAALNGASEDQIASNPEQYKTTILNERAAKDEQFRTTEDSPIADKESFHGLHYFQPDLTYRIKANISPYMKDDKEVVVKYTDGTSEKYEKYGYANFKIGDQEEKLLLLKNESVISVLFKDATSGKQTYGGGRYLDYPVSEIKNNVIILDFNKAYNPYCVYQESYACPVPPAENTLSVPILAGEQLESAVHN; translated from the coding sequence ATGTTTAAAAATAAAGTGATCCGGTACAGCACAATCGCAATGGTTATAGCGATTCTGGCCTATTTTATCATTGAAAATTTCTCGGGAGCAGCCCTTAACGGCGCCAGCGAAGATCAGATCGCAAGCAACCCGGAGCAATACAAAACCACAATCCTTAACGAGCGCGCAGCCAAAGACGAGCAGTTTCGCACTACTGAGGACTCTCCTATCGCCGATAAGGAAAGCTTCCACGGCCTGCATTATTTCCAGCCCGATCTGACTTACCGCATTAAGGCCAATATTTCGCCTTATATGAAGGATGATAAGGAAGTTGTAGTCAAATACACCGACGGGACTTCGGAAAAATATGAGAAGTATGGTTATGCCAATTTCAAGATCGGCGATCAGGAGGAGAAATTGCTATTACTTAAAAATGAGAGTGTTATCTCTGTTCTTTTCAAAGATGCCACCAGCGGAAAGCAAACCTATGGCGGCGGCCGTTATCTGGATTATCCTGTGTCTGAGATTAAAAACAATGTGATTATTCTGGATTTCAATAAGGCCTATAATCCTTACTGCGTGTATCAGGAAAGCTACGCTTGCCCGGTTCCGCCTGCCGAAAATACGCTTTCCGTGCCCATACTAGCCGGTGAGCAGCTGGAATCGGCTGTTCATAATTAA
- a CDS encoding response regulator, with protein MSYTKRVLIAEDSSVIQNLARKILEFQHYEITSVKNGEQVLQLLEKEDFDIILLDINMPVMDGMECARSIRKLPNEKKAKTPIVAITGNAKNYSEEDFKQAGFDDALMKPLNFDRLVEVVAHLTE; from the coding sequence ATGTCATACACCAAGCGAGTACTCATTGCCGAAGACAGCTCAGTTATTCAAAATCTGGCAAGGAAGATTCTGGAATTTCAACATTACGAGATCACTTCTGTAAAAAACGGAGAGCAGGTTTTGCAGCTCCTTGAAAAAGAGGATTTCGATATTATTTTGCTGGATATCAATATGCCTGTGATGGATGGAATGGAGTGCGCAAGAAGCATCCGCAAATTGCCTAACGAGAAAAAGGCCAAAACCCCGATCGTTGCCATTACCGGAAATGCCAAAAACTATTCGGAAGAAGACTTCAAGCAAGCAGGATTTGATGATGCGCTGATGAAACCTTTGAATTTCGACCGTCTGGTTGAAGTGGTCGCGCAT